One Pleurocapsa sp. PCC 7327 DNA segment encodes these proteins:
- a CDS encoding class I SAM-dependent methyltransferase, giving the protein MLRPEQRAKLDDTDDTLFYSFPRFVTHVDEGFIEQLTNLYRERLKPNTRILDLMSSWVSHLPEKIEFAHVEGHGMNEEELAKNPRLNHYFVQDLNANPKLTLADEDFDAVLIAVSVQYLQYPEAIFSEIHRVLKPEGIAIVSFSNRMFYQKAIAAWRDGTDMSRIELVKRYFRSVPSFSEPEVIARASTMPSFLQMLGMMGADPFYAVLAKRL; this is encoded by the coding sequence ATGCTGAGACCAGAGCAACGTGCCAAATTAGACGACACGGACGACACGCTTTTTTATTCTTTTCCCCGTTTTGTCACGCACGTCGATGAGGGATTTATTGAGCAACTGACAAATCTCTATCGAGAAAGACTGAAACCTAACACGCGCATTCTCGATTTGATGAGCAGTTGGGTTTCTCATTTGCCAGAAAAGATAGAATTCGCCCATGTTGAAGGACACGGCATGAACGAAGAGGAATTGGCAAAAAATCCTCGATTGAATCATTATTTCGTGCAAGATCTCAATGCCAATCCCAAGCTAACTCTAGCAGATGAGGATTTTGATGCCGTTCTCATTGCGGTTTCCGTGCAATATTTGCAATATCCCGAAGCGATCTTCTCCGAAATTCATCGCGTTCTCAAACCAGAGGGAATTGCAATCGTCAGTTTTTCCAATCGGATGTTCTATCAAAAAGCGATCGCGGCTTGGCGAGATGGCACGGACATGAGCCGAATAGAATTAGTCAAACGTTATTTTAGATCCGTCCCCAGCTTTAGCGAACCGGAAGTCATCGCTCGTGCCTCCACCATGCCCAGTTTTCTACAAATGCTAGGCATGATGGGAGCAGATCCTTTTTATGCAGTTCTTGCCAAACGTTTGTAA
- a CDS encoding elongation factor G: MNQKVLENTRNVAIVGPYSSGKTTLLESLLFLAGATTRKGSIKDGNTVGDSSPEAKERQMSVEVTAASATYQDINFTFLDCPGSIEFAQETYNALVGAGAAIIVCEPVIDRVLTLSPLFKFLDDWEIPHLVFINKMDRSKNGFMDVLHALREVSSRPLIPQQYPIYQGEELVGYIDLVTEQAYHYHQGSSADPVPLPEHLKDEEKAARTEMLETLADFDDHLLEELLEDIDPPQEEILQDLKKELGADQIVPVFLGIAEQDYGVLPLLDALIKEAPAPTVTAERRGLTAADKDNTIVQVLKTYFTPQGGRLSLVRVWQGEVTDGMALNGVRAGGIYRMMGQQQQPIGRAFAGEIIAIGRLEGIQTGDILTSSNQKKVPQLPQADKLEPVYALAITPENRKDEVKLSAAMGKLIEEDPSLYWEQHGDTKEVILWGQGEIHLQVALDRLRRKYNLPMTTHLPQVPYKETIRQATKSHGRYKHQTGGHGAFGDVYLDIKPLPRGEGFHFHETIVGGVVPKQYIPGVETGVREYLEHGPLGFPVVDVDVTLTDGSYHTVDSSEQAFKQAARIAMTEGMPKCQPILLEPILMVAVSVPSEFTSKALQLVSGRRGQILGYEGREDWKGWDRVTAYLPQAEMHNFIIELRSLTMGVGTFTWQYDHLQEVPEKLTETVLASAGNGNGKS, encoded by the coding sequence ATGAACCAAAAAGTCCTCGAAAATACCCGTAATGTAGCGATTGTTGGTCCATACTCAAGTGGAAAGACCACTTTACTAGAAAGTTTGTTATTTTTGGCAGGTGCAACGACTCGCAAAGGCAGCATCAAAGATGGCAATACCGTTGGCGACAGTTCTCCGGAAGCCAAGGAACGGCAAATGAGCGTAGAAGTCACTGCTGCCAGTGCAACTTATCAAGACATCAACTTTACCTTTCTCGATTGTCCCGGTTCCATCGAGTTTGCTCAAGAAACCTATAATGCTTTAGTCGGGGCAGGAGCAGCTATTATCGTTTGCGAACCCGTCATCGATCGCGTCCTGACCTTATCGCCTCTATTCAAATTTCTCGACGACTGGGAAATTCCTCACCTGGTTTTCATCAACAAAATGGATCGGTCGAAGAACGGCTTTATGGATGTTCTCCACGCTCTTCGAGAGGTGTCGAGCCGTCCGTTAATTCCCCAACAATACCCCATTTACCAGGGAGAAGAGCTAGTTGGCTATATCGACCTCGTTACCGAACAAGCTTATCACTACCACCAAGGTAGTTCTGCCGATCCCGTTCCTCTACCCGAACACCTCAAAGACGAGGAAAAGGCAGCCCGCACCGAAATGCTGGAAACCTTAGCAGACTTTGACGACCATTTACTAGAAGAACTGCTCGAAGATATAGACCCCCCCCAAGAAGAAATTCTCCAAGACTTGAAGAAAGAGCTAGGCGCAGACCAAATCGTGCCCGTATTTTTAGGCATTGCCGAGCAAGATTATGGCGTGCTTCCCCTGTTGGATGCCCTAATTAAAGAAGCTCCCGCCCCCACAGTAACAGCCGAACGTCGCGGACTAACTGCCGCAGATAAGGACAACACGATAGTACAAGTTCTCAAAACCTACTTTACTCCCCAAGGTGGACGACTCTCTCTGGTCAGAGTTTGGCAAGGGGAAGTTACCGACGGCATGGCGCTTAATGGCGTTCGTGCGGGCGGCATCTATCGGATGATGGGACAGCAACAACAGCCAATCGGACGAGCGTTTGCTGGAGAAATTATTGCCATTGGTCGTTTGGAAGGCATCCAAACAGGAGATATTCTGACTAGCTCGAATCAGAAAAAAGTTCCCCAATTGCCTCAAGCAGACAAGCTAGAACCCGTCTATGCCTTGGCAATTACTCCGGAAAACCGCAAAGATGAAGTGAAACTCAGCGCAGCGATGGGCAAACTGATCGAAGAAGATCCCTCGCTATACTGGGAGCAACACGGGGATACTAAGGAAGTGATTCTCTGGGGACAGGGAGAAATTCATCTCCAAGTTGCTCTAGATCGCTTGCGCCGCAAGTATAACCTGCCCATGACAACCCATTTACCCCAAGTTCCTTATAAAGAAACCATTCGTCAGGCTACCAAGTCCCACGGACGCTACAAACATCAAACGGGCGGTCACGGCGCTTTTGGAGATGTCTATTTGGATATCAAACCCCTGCCGCGAGGAGAAGGCTTCCACTTCCACGAAACCATCGTAGGCGGCGTGGTTCCCAAGCAGTACATCCCAGGCGTGGAAACGGGCGTGCGCGAGTACCTCGAACACGGACCTTTAGGTTTCCCGGTGGTCGATGTCGATGTTACCCTCACTGATGGCTCCTATCACACTGTAGACAGTTCCGAGCAAGCGTTCAAACAAGCGGCTCGTATCGCGATGACGGAAGGGATGCCTAAGTGCCAGCCGATCCTCCTAGAGCCGATTCTCATGGTTGCTGTATCGGTACCTTCTGAATTTACCTCCAAGGCACTACAGCTAGTAAGCGGACGGCGAGGGCAAATTCTTGGTTATGAAGGACGAGAAGACTGGAAAGGTTGGGATCGCGTGACGGCATACTTACCCCAAGCCGAAATGCACAACTTTATTATCGAGTTGCGATCGCTAACCATGGGCGTTGGCACCTTTACGTGGCAATACGACCACCTGCAAGAAGTGCCCGAAAAACTTACGGAAACCGTTCTGGCAAGCGCTGGCAATGGGAATGGGAAGAGTTGA
- the trmD gene encoding tRNA (guanosine(37)-N1)-methyltransferase TrmD codes for MRFDVITLFPDFFTSPLESGLLGKALAKQIAQVNLVNPRDFAMDKHRRVDDEPYGGGAGMLLKPEPIFTAVESLPILPRREVILMSPQGQPLNQPLLQELASNYDQLILICGHYEGVDERVVEHLVTREVSLGDFVLTCGEIPALAIINGVVRLLPGTVGKAESLKAESFEDGLLDYPQYTRPAVFRGWEVPEVLRSGNHQEIDRWRKQQQIQRTKERRPDLWKRWIETHQANVDS; via the coding sequence GTGCGATTCGACGTGATTACGCTGTTCCCTGATTTTTTTACCTCTCCGCTGGAATCTGGATTGCTGGGCAAAGCTTTAGCCAAACAGATTGCCCAAGTCAATTTAGTCAATCCCCGCGATTTTGCGATGGACAAACATCGACGAGTCGATGACGAACCATACGGCGGCGGAGCGGGAATGCTGCTCAAACCCGAACCAATTTTCACAGCTGTGGAATCGTTGCCGATTTTGCCTAGAAGAGAGGTTATCTTGATGAGTCCTCAAGGTCAACCCTTGAATCAGCCCCTGCTGCAAGAGTTAGCCAGCAATTACGACCAACTGATTCTGATTTGTGGGCATTATGAAGGAGTTGACGAACGAGTAGTAGAGCATTTAGTTACCAGGGAAGTATCCCTGGGCGACTTTGTCCTTACTTGCGGTGAAATTCCTGCCCTAGCAATCATTAATGGCGTGGTGCGACTGTTGCCGGGAACGGTGGGAAAAGCTGAGTCTCTCAAGGCAGAAAGTTTCGAGGATGGATTGCTCGATTATCCTCAGTATACCAGACCTGCGGTTTTTCGAGGCTGGGAAGTCCCAGAGGTTTTGCGATCGGGAAATCACCAGGAGATCGATCGCTGGCGCAAACAGCAACAAATACAAAGAACGAAAGAACGCCGTCCCGATCTCTGGAAAAGATGGATAGAAACTCACCAAGCCAATGTTGATAGTTAA
- a CDS encoding FkbM family methyltransferase, whose product MQFFQKLLLGVYSLIKKTGLLEKPLFNKGFWFAYFLYKQYFEDPFFGLTQKYPHLFKEGCVLDIGANIGYTTTVFSKVITPGFKVYAFEPDRVNFNSLREMVKLRKAKSKIVPVQAAMGETKGEIELWHNENHHGDHRILTQDYKQSGVDLMKVSVVPMWSVDEFVASEMANAAVKFIKIDVQGYELPVCLGMQQTLAANPDVVVAIEYMPSTMSELGFAPETIFTFFQEQGYFMYLLHKKGKLKPARQEVIDKLVKNRGYTDLIFSKRELLASS is encoded by the coding sequence ATGCAGTTCTTTCAAAAATTACTTCTTGGAGTTTATAGCCTGATTAAAAAAACTGGCTTACTAGAAAAACCCTTATTTAACAAAGGATTTTGGTTTGCTTATTTTCTCTACAAACAGTATTTTGAAGACCCGTTTTTCGGACTTACCCAAAAGTATCCTCATTTATTTAAAGAAGGATGCGTTCTAGATATTGGCGCAAATATTGGCTATACCACAACAGTTTTTTCAAAAGTTATTACTCCTGGTTTCAAAGTTTATGCTTTTGAACCGGATCGCGTTAATTTTAATAGCCTGCGAGAGATGGTAAAACTCCGTAAGGCAAAAAGCAAGATCGTTCCCGTTCAAGCAGCCATGGGAGAAACAAAGGGAGAGATCGAGCTTTGGCATAACGAAAACCATCATGGCGACCATCGAATTCTCACCCAAGACTATAAGCAATCTGGTGTCGATTTAATGAAAGTTTCAGTGGTTCCTATGTGGTCTGTGGATGAATTTGTCGCATCTGAGATGGCTAATGCAGCCGTCAAATTTATCAAAATTGATGTCCAAGGTTATGAATTGCCTGTGTGTTTGGGAATGCAACAAACTCTAGCAGCTAACCCAGATGTCGTCGTTGCCATAGAATATATGCCCAGTACTATGTCCGAGTTAGGTTTTGCTCCAGAGACAATTTTTACCTTCTTTCAAGAGCAAGGATATTTTATGTATCTTTTGCATAAAAAGGGAAAATTAAAACCCGCTCGGCAAGAAGTTATCGATAAATTGGTAAAAAATAGAGGCTATACCGACCTGATTTTTTCTAAAAGAGAATTGCTGGCTTCGAGTTAA
- a CDS encoding phenylpyruvate tautomerase MIF-related protein has protein sequence MPLIKVQSSVAAPDSTTVDELLKSLSAKLAKHLGKPESYVMTSFEPNVKMSFGGTFEPTCYIEVKSVGKMSPSQTQAMSQDFCQQIQEKLGVAKNRTYIEFNNSEGSMWGWNGSTF, from the coding sequence ATGCCATTAATTAAAGTTCAATCGTCTGTTGCCGCACCAGATTCAACTACTGTAGACGAACTGCTCAAAAGTCTTTCGGCGAAGTTGGCTAAGCATCTGGGAAAACCAGAATCCTATGTCATGACATCGTTTGAGCCAAATGTAAAAATGAGTTTTGGAGGAACGTTTGAGCCAACTTGTTACATCGAAGTGAAAAGCGTTGGCAAGATGTCTCCCTCGCAAACGCAGGCGATGAGTCAAGACTTTTGCCAGCAAATTCAAGAGAAGTTAGGAGTTGCCAAAAATCGAACGTATATCGAGTTCAATAATTCTGAAGGGTCAATGTGGGGATGGAATGGCTCGACTTTTTAA
- a CDS encoding flavin reductase family protein, translating to MLDEQAKKTMLRKIPHGLYICGVKDGEELNGFTASWVMQASFEPPLVVNCVKNDSISHEMIKKSGVFAISFLEDGQKDLAAKFFKRKRRVGNKFDDVEFYEGAVTGCPIIKDSLGYIECQVIDAVAKGDHTVFVGQVIAAGIHREGNPLLLESTGWQYGG from the coding sequence TTGCTAGACGAACAAGCGAAAAAAACGATGCTGCGCAAGATTCCCCATGGACTTTATATCTGTGGGGTGAAAGATGGGGAGGAACTCAATGGTTTTACTGCTAGTTGGGTAATGCAAGCTTCCTTTGAGCCTCCCCTAGTCGTCAATTGCGTGAAAAATGATTCTATCTCCCATGAAATGATTAAAAAAAGTGGGGTATTTGCCATCAGTTTTCTCGAAGACGGACAAAAAGACCTAGCTGCAAAATTTTTTAAGCGCAAACGTCGTGTAGGCAATAAATTCGATGACGTAGAGTTTTACGAAGGTGCAGTGACAGGCTGTCCCATTATTAAAGATTCACTCGGCTATATTGAATGTCAAGTAATCGATGCCGTAGCCAAAGGCGATCACACCGTTTTTGTCGGTCAAGTAATCGCTGCCGGCATCCACCGCGAAGGCAATCCCTTATTGCTCGAAAGCACGGGTTGGCAGTATGGAGGGTGA
- the coaE gene encoding dephospho-CoA kinase (Dephospho-CoA kinase (CoaE) performs the final step in coenzyme A biosynthesis.), producing the protein MSNNLRRLIGITGGIATGKSTVSQYLADTYKLPILDADLYAREAVQTNSPILFNIFKRYGDRVQLPDGSLNRKQLGEIIFNNLEEKNWLESQIHPYVRERFQSEIERTDARTIALVIPLLFEAKMTDLITEIWLIYCSFQEQIRRLIERDKLSKEQAIARIQSQIPIEEKVAWADVILDNSSTLENLFRQIDDAFCQSTNLK; encoded by the coding sequence ATGTCTAATAATTTGAGGCGATTAATTGGTATAACAGGCGGAATTGCTACTGGCAAAAGCACGGTTTCTCAATATCTAGCCGATACTTATAAGCTTCCTATTCTCGATGCCGATCTTTATGCAAGAGAAGCTGTTCAAACCAATTCGCCTATTTTATTTAATATTTTCAAACGCTATGGCGATCGCGTTCAACTGCCTGACGGAAGTCTAAATCGCAAGCAATTAGGCGAAATTATTTTTAATAACTTAGAAGAAAAAAACTGGCTAGAATCACAAATTCATCCTTATGTTCGCGAGCGCTTTCAATCTGAAATAGAGCGAACAGATGCCCGGACAATAGCTTTAGTAATTCCGCTTTTATTTGAAGCAAAAATGACCGATCTGATCACTGAAATTTGGTTAATTTATTGTTCTTTTCAAGAGCAAATTAGACGCTTAATCGAACGCGATAAGCTAAGTAAAGAGCAAGCGATCGCTCGTATTCAAAGTCAAATCCCTATAGAAGAAAAAGTGGCTTGGGCTGATGTCATTTTAGATAATTCTTCTACCTTAGAAAATTTATTTCGCCAGATTGACGATGCTTTTTGTCAGTCTACTAATTTAAAATAA
- a CDS encoding EAL domain-containing protein — protein MQPEASQVPESQEETPSESQQKAQLEYLLAKTALRIRRSLKPGRILGITVAEVRKLLKAERVIVYRFNPDWSGVVAIESVSDGLPSMLGRKIHDSCFGKNWVEPYKNGRIQVTTDIYTDGLSQCHIDLLAPFQIRANLVVPIVLTGEEENDKISKQLWGLLAAQQCSAVRQWQSWEVKFLQQLTTQVAIAIQRAELYEQLRTELIERQQAEIKMRRLNRELEEQLLDRTTQLVTVNEALKREIRERQRIAELLFLEKELAQVTLQSIGDGVITTDMAGKIQYFNPVAEQLTGWRANEVKGIPLAEIFKIVNEVTREPVENPVERVLREDRIVGLANYTILIARDGTEYAIDDSAAPIRDRNGKIIGAVLVFHDVTQSRQLARQLSWQATHDTLTGLVNRREFERQLIEAIADAKNSARQHALCYLDLDQFKVVNDTCGHIAGDELLRQVTALLQKRVRTTDILARLGGDEFGLLFYQCPLPMAQQIAETLRQIVQDFRFIWGGKIFTIGASIGLVAIDADAKDLNDVLSAADAACYAAKGNGRNCIRVYRTDDRDLVRQRSERQWIARITQALEENRFRLHCQKIVSVTRASRRCHYEVLLRLVDETGELVSPMAFIPAAERYDLMPAIDRWVISTFFASYERYRQENPDCLQEFYAINLSGASVNNPQFFNFLAEQLTQYQIRPRTICFEITETTAIANLDRAARLINSLKELGCRFALDDFGNGMSSLAYLKNLPIDYLKIDGSFVKNVASDRIDYVMVESFNQIAHAMGIQTIAEFVENEAILKKLQEIGVDYAQGYGIAKPRPCMFN, from the coding sequence ATGCAACCCGAAGCTAGTCAAGTTCCCGAATCACAGGAAGAAACTCCCAGCGAATCTCAACAAAAGGCTCAATTAGAATATCTTCTAGCCAAAACTGCCCTCCGCATTCGCCGTTCGCTCAAGCCAGGCAGAATCCTCGGCATCACCGTGGCAGAAGTCCGAAAGCTACTTAAAGCCGAGCGGGTAATTGTATATCGATTTAATCCCGATTGGAGTGGAGTTGTTGCTATCGAGTCAGTCAGCGACGGTTTGCCTTCGATGTTAGGGAGAAAAATTCATGACTCTTGTTTTGGAAAAAATTGGGTCGAACCTTACAAAAACGGTCGCATCCAAGTTACGACAGATATTTATACTGATGGGTTATCTCAGTGTCATATCGATCTGCTAGCTCCATTTCAAATTCGGGCTAACCTAGTCGTTCCGATTGTGTTAACAGGAGAAGAAGAGAATGACAAAATCTCCAAGCAACTGTGGGGGTTGCTAGCCGCTCAACAATGCTCTGCTGTGCGACAGTGGCAGTCATGGGAAGTTAAATTTCTCCAGCAACTAACCACCCAAGTAGCGATCGCGATCCAGCGAGCAGAACTTTACGAACAACTGCGAACCGAACTCATCGAGCGTCAACAAGCAGAAATCAAAATGCGCAGATTGAATCGAGAACTCGAAGAACAACTGCTCGATCGCACCACCCAACTCGTCACTGTTAACGAAGCCCTCAAAAGGGAAATTAGGGAGCGCCAACGCATCGCCGAGCTTCTTTTTCTTGAAAAAGAACTGGCTCAAGTCACCTTGCAATCCATCGGAGATGGAGTCATTACCACCGATATGGCGGGTAAGATCCAGTATTTCAATCCGGTGGCGGAACAACTCACTGGCTGGAGAGCAAACGAAGTCAAGGGAATTCCTTTAGCCGAAATTTTTAAGATCGTTAACGAAGTCACTAGAGAGCCAGTAGAAAATCCGGTAGAACGAGTCTTGCGCGAAGATCGCATCGTTGGTTTGGCAAACTACACCATCTTAATCGCTCGCGACGGAACAGAATATGCCATCGATGACTCAGCTGCGCCGATTCGCGATCGCAATGGCAAGATAATCGGTGCCGTGCTGGTGTTTCACGATGTCACCCAATCTCGACAGCTAGCCCGTCAATTGTCCTGGCAAGCAACCCACGATACCTTGACTGGATTGGTCAATCGGCGGGAATTCGAGCGGCAACTGATAGAAGCCATTGCCGATGCCAAAAATAGCGCTCGACAACATGCCCTTTGCTACCTAGACTTAGACCAGTTCAAGGTTGTCAACGACACTTGCGGTCATATTGCTGGCGACGAACTATTGCGTCAAGTGACCGCCCTTCTGCAAAAACGAGTTCGTACAACAGATATTCTCGCTCGCTTGGGAGGTGACGAATTTGGGCTGTTATTCTATCAATGTCCCCTACCAATGGCTCAACAGATCGCAGAGACTCTCAGGCAGATCGTCCAAGATTTTCGTTTCATTTGGGGCGGCAAAATATTTACTATCGGAGCAAGTATCGGCTTGGTTGCGATCGATGCCGATGCTAAAGATTTAAATGATGTCCTCAGCGCAGCCGATGCAGCTTGTTATGCAGCCAAGGGAAACGGGCGCAACTGCATCCGCGTCTATCGAACTGACGATAGGGATCTAGTGCGACAACGAAGCGAAAGACAGTGGATCGCTCGGATTACCCAAGCCCTAGAAGAAAACCGCTTCCGCCTGCACTGCCAAAAGATCGTCTCGGTTACTCGCGCCTCTAGAAGATGCCATTACGAGGTCTTGCTTCGTTTAGTTGATGAAACCGGGGAGTTAGTATCGCCAATGGCTTTTATTCCGGCGGCTGAGCGTTACGATCTGATGCCAGCTATCGATCGCTGGGTAATTAGTACTTTCTTCGCTAGCTACGAACGCTACCGTCAAGAAAACCCCGATTGCTTGCAGGAATTTTACGCAATCAATCTTTCCGGAGCAAGCGTCAACAACCCCCAGTTTTTTAATTTTCTCGCCGAGCAATTGACGCAATACCAAATTCGTCCACGAACAATTTGCTTTGAAATTACTGAAACCACTGCGATCGCCAACTTGGATCGCGCTGCCAGGTTAATTAACTCTCTTAAAGAACTTGGCTGTCGCTTTGCTCTCGATGATTTTGGCAATGGCATGAGTTCCCTTGCCTATCTCAAGAACTTACCCATCGATTATTTAAAAATTGACGGGAGCTTTGTTAAAAACGTTGCCAGCGATCGCATTGATTATGTCATGGTCGAGAGTTTCAATCAGATCGCTCATGCTATGGGAATTCAAACTATTGCCGAGTTCGTAGAAAATGAAGCGATTTTGAAAAAGTTGCAAGAAATCGGAGTCGATTACGCACAAGGCTATGGCATTGCTAAACCCAGACCTTGCATGTTTAATTAG
- a CDS encoding cyanophycinase, with the protein MPQIETEIPESHMPPSTKTAILVIGGAEDKVHGREILHAFWVRAGGSDATIAIIPSASREPLLIGDRYQQIFEEMGAKFTKVLDIRDREQGEDAYFREYIEQCTGVFLTGGDQLRLCGLLADTPLMERIRGRVQQGEITLAGTSAGAAIMGHHMIAGGSSGECPNRALVDMAIGLGFIPEIIVDQHFHNRNRMARLLSAISNHPERLGIGIDEDTCALFEKDGWLRVIGRGTVTIVDAREMSYTNQTEVGATEPISLHNLRVHILSHGDNYHLHLQKPVPKQ; encoded by the coding sequence ATGCCGCAAATAGAGACTGAAATCCCAGAAAGCCATATGCCCCCATCCACAAAAACTGCCATTTTGGTAATCGGCGGTGCTGAAGATAAAGTTCACGGGCGAGAAATTTTACATGCCTTTTGGGTTCGTGCCGGAGGAAGCGATGCCACGATCGCGATTATTCCCTCGGCATCGCGAGAGCCTCTGCTCATTGGCGATCGCTACCAGCAGATTTTTGAAGAGATGGGGGCTAAATTTACTAAAGTTCTCGATATCCGCGATCGCGAACAAGGCGAAGACGCTTATTTTCGAGAGTACATCGAACAATGTACGGGAGTCTTCTTAACCGGAGGCGATCAACTCAGGCTGTGCGGCTTGCTTGCCGATACGCCGCTTATGGAACGCATCCGAGGACGGGTGCAACAGGGAGAAATTACCCTCGCCGGAACCAGTGCGGGAGCCGCCATCATGGGGCATCATATGATCGCTGGCGGCAGTAGCGGCGAATGTCCCAACCGCGCTCTCGTCGATATGGCAATCGGTTTGGGCTTCATCCCAGAGATTATCGTCGATCAACATTTTCACAACCGCAATCGCATGGCTCGTCTGCTCAGCGCGATTTCCAATCACCCCGAACGGCTGGGGATCGGCATTGACGAAGATACCTGCGCCTTGTTTGAAAAAGATGGATGGTTGCGAGTCATTGGGCGAGGAACGGTTACAATTGTGGATGCGAGAGAGATGTCTTACACCAACCAAACAGAAGTAGGGGCTACCGAACCAATCAGCTTGCACAACCTGCGAGTTCACATTCTCTCCCACGGAGATAACTATCATCTCCACTTGCAAAAACCCGTCCCAAAACAGTAA
- a CDS encoding glycosyltransferase, with translation MSSLERWRKQNLSYHQDLEQLCQFFVQPNSEVLEVGSGLGYLLDSVNPKSGLGIDPNNSVVEVAKQKFPHLEFWVKEAESFECDRCFDYILLANTISYFENIQKALLNLQQNCKPSTKILLVFHNPGWEFILKLAILINQRMPVENLNWLSYEDIENLLTLAGFEVISHGKRMLFPRHFPLLFWLFNKILAPLPLINNLCLTEYIIARIQPNPSEGQENINNLTCSVIIPARNEAGNIESCITRMPQLGKHTEIIFVEGHSSDNTWEEIQRVQAKYGDRWDIKICQQTGKGKGDAVRQGFAMATGDVLIIRPPAKVLRDRIIGVGKKFIIINASNQIKSQPKPSSSVAIST, from the coding sequence ATGAGTTCTTTAGAAAGGTGGAGAAAGCAAAATTTATCCTATCATCAAGATCTAGAACAATTATGTCAATTTTTTGTGCAACCCAATTCGGAAGTTTTGGAAGTTGGCTCCGGGCTGGGTTATTTACTAGATTCCGTCAATCCCAAATCTGGATTGGGTATCGATCCTAACAATAGTGTTGTTGAGGTAGCCAAACAAAAATTTCCTCATTTGGAGTTTTGGGTTAAAGAAGCTGAATCTTTTGAGTGCGATCGCTGTTTTGATTATATTCTATTAGCTAATACAATTAGCTATTTTGAAAATATTCAAAAAGCACTTCTGAACTTACAACAAAACTGCAAGCCCTCTACTAAAATTTTATTGGTATTTCACAATCCTGGCTGGGAATTTATTTTAAAATTAGCAATTTTAATTAACCAAAGAATGCCAGTAGAAAACTTAAACTGGTTGAGTTATGAGGATATTGAAAATTTATTAACTCTGGCAGGATTTGAGGTTATCTCTCATGGAAAGCGCATGTTATTTCCTCGGCATTTTCCTTTATTATTTTGGTTATTCAATAAGATATTAGCCCCTCTACCTTTAATTAATAATCTCTGCTTGACCGAGTATATTATTGCTCGAATTCAACCCAACCCATCAGAGGGACAAGAAAATATTAATAATTTAACCTGTTCGGTGATTATTCCCGCACGAAATGAAGCAGGCAATATCGAAAGCTGCATTACCCGAATGCCCCAATTAGGAAAGCACACAGAAATCATCTTTGTCGAGGGACATTCAAGCGATAATACCTGGGAAGAGATTCAAAGAGTTCAAGCAAAATATGGCGATCGCTGGGACATCAAAATTTGCCAGCAAACGGGCAAAGGTAAAGGCGATGCAGTCCGTCAAGGATTTGCGATGGCAACTGGGGATGTATTAATCATTAGACCTCCTGCAAAAGTGTTACGCGATCGCATAATTGGAGTGGGAAAGAAGTTCATAATTATAAATGCCAGCAATCAAATTAAATCTCAACCCAAACCGTCTTCTTCGGTTGCGATATCGACTTGA
- a CDS encoding zf-TFIIB domain-containing protein, giving the protein MKPITCPKCKAKLESIVYQGIEIDRCPKCAGIWLDSLEAERLKMIQGSESVDIGVSATGMSCACSEKELKCPRCHAKMIRMLDIDLYAIWYEQCSKCRGIWFDAGEFKKFKQNFQPKSILERTVRVFNPKQK; this is encoded by the coding sequence ATGAAACCTATTACCTGTCCTAAGTGTAAGGCAAAACTGGAAAGCATTGTCTATCAGGGAATAGAAATCGATCGCTGCCCTAAGTGCGCTGGAATTTGGCTGGACTCTTTAGAAGCCGAACGGCTCAAAATGATTCAGGGTTCCGAGAGCGTAGACATTGGTGTCTCTGCCACAGGCATGAGCTGCGCTTGCAGTGAAAAAGAACTCAAATGTCCCAGATGCCATGCCAAAATGATACGAATGCTGGATATCGACCTATATGCCATTTGGTACGAACAATGTTCCAAATGTCGCGGCATTTGGTTTGATGCTGGCGAATTCAAAAAATTCAAGCAAAATTTTCAGCCGAAAAGTATTTTAGAGCGAACAGTACGAGTTTTTAACCCCAAACAGAAATGA